In Actinomyces radicidentis, one genomic interval encodes:
- a CDS encoding LysM peptidoglycan-binding domain-containing protein has translation MMVGDSMRTSVTLLGVGTASPLLALALGAVARDAALRLAALPTAAWGPDQLGTCVLAVAAGAGALGALWHVGSVLLALVALAPGERWAPRRTTGGRRLALALLERWGAPVVRRAVIGSVLAGLLLPAGATAASAATTPAPDDLGWAPSTSAPASPSPTDATTEPTSAPQSPTAPSTASRNGSTDDASDGEGRPAPTAEPEESSAGAPESIPGSDGRTVRAGESLWSITADLLGTTATDGDVAGAWPELYRANAERIGDDPGLIRPGTELVLPSVLTTASPAQPS, from the coding sequence ATGATGGTCGGAGACTCCATGCGCACCTCGGTCACGCTTCTCGGCGTCGGCACCGCCTCCCCCCTCCTCGCCCTCGCCCTCGGCGCCGTCGCGAGGGACGCCGCCCTCCGCCTGGCCGCCCTGCCCACGGCCGCGTGGGGCCCGGACCAGCTCGGCACCTGCGTCCTCGCCGTCGCCGCGGGAGCCGGTGCGCTCGGCGCCCTGTGGCACGTCGGTTCCGTCCTCCTCGCCCTCGTGGCGCTCGCTCCCGGCGAGCGGTGGGCCCCGCGGAGGACGACCGGCGGGCGCCGCCTCGCGCTCGCCCTCCTCGAGAGGTGGGGAGCACCGGTGGTCCGCCGCGCCGTCATCGGCTCGGTCCTCGCAGGACTCCTCCTGCCCGCCGGCGCGACGGCCGCGAGCGCGGCGACCACGCCGGCGCCCGATGACCTCGGCTGGGCGCCCTCGACGAGCGCTCCGGCCTCACCGTCCCCGACCGACGCGACGACGGAGCCGACGTCCGCGCCGCAGTCCCCCACAGCGCCGAGCACCGCCTCGAGGAACGGCAGCACCGACGACGCCTCCGACGGCGAGGGCCGGCCCGCACCGACCGCGGAGCCGGAGGAGTCCAGCGCGGGGGCGCCGGAGTCCATCCCCGGCTCCGACGGACGGACCGTCCGAGCAGGCGAGTCCCTGTGGTCCATCACCGCCGACCTCCTGGGGACGACAGCGACCGACGGCGACGTGGCCGGGGCCTGGCCCGAGCTCTACCGGGCGAACGCGGAGCGCATCGGCGACGACCCCGGCCTCATCCGACCCGGCACCGAGCTCGTCCTCCCCTCCGTCCTCACCACCGCGAGTCCTGCGCAGCCGAGCTGA
- the hpf gene encoding ribosome hibernation-promoting factor, HPF/YfiA family, with protein sequence MDITVVGRNAEVSSRLRDYVEEKAVKVEQFDPRVQRVEVEVTHERNPRQADTAERCEITVISKGPVIRAEASSSDRFAAFDIAMGKLTERLRRARDRKKDHRRYAVEASGVLEGASTLEEPVVPDTDDAPIEDQPKAPTEHGVAVESQLGDSPVLVRQKLHEATPMTVDEALYQMELVGHPFYLFIEKSTKQPCAVYHRRGWTYGVIRLDAQVL encoded by the coding sequence ATGGACATCACCGTCGTCGGCCGTAACGCTGAGGTCAGCTCGCGTCTGCGGGACTACGTTGAGGAGAAGGCCGTCAAGGTCGAGCAGTTCGACCCGCGCGTCCAGCGCGTCGAGGTCGAGGTCACCCACGAGCGCAACCCGCGGCAGGCGGACACCGCCGAGCGCTGCGAGATCACCGTGATCTCCAAGGGCCCGGTCATCCGCGCCGAGGCCAGCTCCTCCGACCGCTTCGCCGCCTTCGACATCGCCATGGGCAAGCTCACCGAGCGCCTCCGCCGCGCCCGGGACCGCAAGAAGGACCACCGCCGCTACGCGGTCGAGGCCTCCGGCGTGCTCGAGGGCGCGTCGACGCTCGAGGAGCCGGTCGTCCCGGACACGGACGACGCCCCCATCGAGGACCAGCCCAAGGCCCCCACGGAGCACGGCGTCGCCGTCGAGTCGCAGCTCGGCGACTCCCCGGTCCTCGTGCGACAGAAGCTGCACGAGGCGACCCCGATGACCGTCGACGAGGCGCTCTACCAGATGGAGCTCGTGGGCCACCCCTTCTACCTCTTCATCGAGAAGTCCACGAAGCAGCCCTGCGCGGTCTACCACCGCCGCGGGTGGACCTACGGCGTCATCCGCCTCGACGCCCAGGTCCTCTGA
- a CDS encoding Rv3235 family protein, with amino-acid sequence MSALLLPPEPDDRPPLTAVPATGTTTDRRRTRSASGPTPSGRSTPSVHRTTPAGRPRPRTALAGPERRGWDPLRFQPALASDAVPEEGPAARRRRGGLSPAVGRGGADAQVTRARTSPGAPRGRVTPASAAARAGARTPGTAPPTAPRREAGTLVCASAEALLGLRPAEQLARWTTPELFDALVRRAGLARRILGNGPRAHPVVRSVHLEATASGACEAAVVLHDGERARAAAARLIVRRGRWVLDRLEIA; translated from the coding sequence ATGAGCGCCCTCCTCCTTCCCCCGGAGCCCGACGACCGCCCTCCCCTCACCGCCGTTCCGGCCACCGGAACCACCACGGACCGCCGTCGCACGCGCAGCGCCTCCGGCCCCACGCCCTCCGGACGCAGCACCCCCTCCGTGCACCGCACGACCCCTGCCGGACGCCCCCGTCCACGGACCGCCCTCGCGGGGCCGGAACGTCGGGGCTGGGACCCGCTGCGCTTCCAGCCCGCTCTGGCGAGTGACGCCGTCCCCGAGGAGGGGCCTGCGGCCAGGCGGCGGAGGGGCGGCCTGAGCCCGGCGGTCGGCCGCGGCGGGGCCGATGCGCAGGTCACCCGGGCTCGCACCTCCCCCGGTGCCCCGAGGGGGCGGGTCACGCCCGCGTCCGCGGCGGCACGAGCCGGCGCGCGGACGCCCGGGACGGCGCCCCCGACGGCGCCGCGCCGTGAGGCGGGCACGCTCGTGTGCGCGTCCGCCGAGGCGCTCCTCGGGCTGCGCCCCGCCGAGCAGCTGGCCCGGTGGACGACGCCCGAGCTCTTCGACGCCCTCGTGCGGCGCGCGGGCCTGGCGCGGCGCATCCTCGGCAACGGCCCTCGCGCGCACCCCGTCGTGCGCTCGGTCCACCTCGAGGCCACTGCCTCGGGCGCCTGCGAGGCCGCGGTCGTGCTCCACGACGGCGAACGGGCGCGCGCCGCGGCGGCACGGCTCATCGTGAGGCGGGGCCGCTGGGTCCTCGATCGTCTGGAGATCGCCTGA
- a CDS encoding AAA family ATPase, whose protein sequence is MESAGPVGVLLALTGDDAPLVRCLDAAGTGLQVVRRCGDLPELLSAGMAGLADLVVLDTRLDDVDRTVLERLERAGLRGVLLAPDGERERWTSAGWPVLGDDAPVDAVRARLQGLVRGTQDESREPRGDAPGPDGAESRPAGPGPERPDAPRGGGADGTGDAIDDEWARLDAAGAASGTADGATAPEDPDGPGSSTAAAPACDDRSDAPDAAGPADGRLLAVWGPHGAPGRTTVAASLAHGLARAGGSLLVDADLEAPGLVQVLGLPDDSSGLASAARLATHGRLDDEALARLAIPVSDGVDLLSGLGRAGRWRELPPVAMREVWERARGAAAWTVVDVAGGAVDDEVDDFTLEPGRGAVVADLVRAADVVVVVGSGDPVGVRRLLQLLGDTDEDHRPAGRVEVVVNRVRSSVAGPSPEHAVRDTLERFGGLNDVIVLPDDPAAADRCLLEGTSVLEGAPGTDLGRALAVLVDRVDPAAGAVRAAARARGGLRQRLRDLGRRERAQTTDVPEAAAGAPA, encoded by the coding sequence ATGGAGTCCGCCGGCCCCGTCGGCGTCCTCCTGGCCCTCACCGGCGACGACGCCCCGCTCGTCCGTTGCCTCGATGCCGCCGGCACCGGCCTCCAGGTCGTCCGCCGCTGCGGCGACCTCCCTGAGCTCCTGAGCGCCGGCATGGCGGGGCTGGCGGACCTCGTCGTCCTGGACACCCGGCTCGACGACGTCGACCGCACCGTGCTGGAGCGGCTCGAGCGGGCCGGGCTCCGCGGCGTCCTGCTCGCGCCCGACGGCGAGCGGGAGCGCTGGACGAGCGCCGGCTGGCCGGTCCTCGGCGACGACGCCCCCGTCGACGCCGTCCGGGCGCGCCTCCAGGGGCTCGTCCGGGGGACGCAGGACGAGTCCCGCGAGCCCCGCGGCGACGCTCCCGGCCCCGATGGCGCCGAGTCGCGTCCCGCCGGACCAGGACCGGAACGGCCGGACGCCCCGCGGGGAGGCGGGGCCGACGGGACCGGCGACGCCATCGACGACGAGTGGGCCCGCCTCGATGCCGCTGGCGCCGCCTCCGGCACGGCGGACGGGGCCACGGCGCCCGAGGACCCGGACGGCCCCGGCTCGAGCACGGCGGCTGCGCCCGCCTGCGACGACCGGTCCGACGCGCCGGACGCGGCGGGGCCCGCGGACGGTCGGCTGCTGGCCGTGTGGGGCCCGCACGGGGCCCCCGGCCGCACGACGGTCGCCGCCTCCCTCGCTCACGGCCTCGCGCGCGCGGGCGGGAGCCTGCTCGTCGACGCGGACCTCGAGGCGCCCGGACTCGTCCAGGTCCTCGGTCTGCCCGACGACTCCTCCGGGCTCGCGAGCGCCGCGCGCCTGGCGACGCACGGCCGCCTCGACGACGAGGCCCTCGCCCGTCTCGCCATCCCGGTCTCCGACGGCGTCGACCTCCTCTCCGGCCTCGGCCGCGCCGGCCGCTGGCGCGAGCTGCCGCCGGTCGCGATGAGGGAGGTCTGGGAGCGGGCGCGCGGTGCGGCGGCCTGGACGGTCGTGGACGTCGCCGGGGGCGCCGTGGACGACGAGGTCGACGACTTCACGCTCGAGCCGGGGCGGGGCGCCGTCGTCGCGGACCTCGTGCGGGCGGCCGACGTCGTCGTGGTCGTCGGCAGCGGCGACCCGGTCGGGGTGCGGCGCCTCCTCCAGCTCCTCGGCGACACGGACGAGGACCACCGGCCCGCCGGGCGCGTCGAGGTCGTCGTCAACCGGGTGCGGTCCTCCGTGGCGGGCCCCTCGCCGGAGCACGCCGTGCGCGACACGCTCGAGCGCTTCGGCGGGCTCAATGACGTCATCGTGCTGCCGGACGACCCGGCCGCCGCCGACCGCTGCCTGCTCGAGGGGACGAGCGTCCTCGAGGGCGCACCGGGCACGGACCTGGGACGGGCCCTCGCGGTACTCGTCGACCGTGTGGATCCTGCTGCGGGCGCCGTGCGCGCGGCCGCCAGGGCGAGGGGAGGACTTCGGCAGAGACTGCGCGACCTGGGACGGCGAGAGCGGGCTCAGACGACCGACGTCCCCGAAGCCGCCGCAGGTGCTCCGGCCTGA
- a CDS encoding GerMN domain-containing protein: MTRRTRPAPPAAPVTRRRALAVLGWSAAAGALAGCASLPRSGGVTRSDAVTKDDSGLVQTAAGPADGATVEQIVSGFLRACEAGFSDDFATARSFLLGPVRTSWEPLGVVRVYQGSKARVLEVADDGSVQVSTEQTASLGSTGVLTQVDGTTLDAAYSLATNAAGEWRIVDLPGGILLPSSALADNFIARPVYFLTRDRRRLVPDLRFLPRRDGEKGLVTALLGGPASWLAPAVTTAVPKGLALVDDGVVTGGGTAQVSLSEEAERLTTAQRALLVAQLSATLTQVDGIDSVTASTGSDDLGEAADLPEPGASPGALVGMSGGNVVRGASSTRTTLVTSDVLGTKEARYPALGVDGAVYVLSGASLLRVGAGERAATAVLSADTDDPSKIVMLPPVVDRHGWVWTASAGALTVVNAQGLRAEVSADWLTDGIEAIDLSAESERLLVRTSGATITLAAVIRDEDGAPTGLGEAVRLLPGSGARAGLAWFDTTDLCLLAEPSDGDDAPVVRRVQAPGTLSASPGAQGAASIVANRTDGTVLLVDDSHQVWQRVGATWRVVSTDVTDVSYPLV, encoded by the coding sequence ATGACCCGCCGCACCCGTCCTGCCCCTCCCGCCGCGCCCGTCACCCGCCGCCGGGCCCTCGCGGTCCTCGGCTGGAGCGCCGCCGCCGGAGCGCTCGCCGGCTGCGCCTCCCTGCCGCGCTCCGGCGGCGTCACGCGCTCCGACGCCGTCACCAAGGACGACTCCGGCCTCGTCCAGACAGCCGCGGGGCCCGCCGACGGCGCCACCGTCGAGCAGATCGTCTCCGGATTCCTCCGCGCCTGCGAGGCCGGCTTCTCGGACGACTTCGCGACCGCCCGCAGCTTCCTCCTCGGGCCCGTGCGGACGAGCTGGGAGCCGCTCGGCGTCGTCCGGGTCTACCAGGGCTCCAAGGCGCGCGTCCTCGAGGTCGCCGACGACGGCTCCGTCCAGGTCTCGACCGAGCAGACCGCCTCGCTGGGCTCCACCGGCGTCCTCACCCAGGTCGACGGCACCACCCTCGACGCCGCGTACTCCCTCGCCACGAACGCCGCGGGCGAGTGGCGCATCGTCGACCTGCCCGGCGGGATCCTCCTGCCCTCCTCGGCCCTCGCCGACAACTTCATCGCCCGCCCGGTCTACTTCCTCACCCGCGACCGCCGGCGGCTCGTCCCCGACCTGCGCTTCCTCCCGCGGCGCGACGGCGAGAAGGGCCTCGTCACGGCGCTCCTCGGCGGTCCCGCGTCCTGGCTCGCGCCCGCCGTCACCACCGCCGTCCCCAAGGGACTCGCCCTCGTCGACGACGGCGTCGTCACCGGCGGCGGCACCGCCCAGGTGAGCCTCTCGGAGGAGGCCGAGCGCCTCACCACCGCGCAGCGGGCGCTCCTCGTCGCGCAGCTGAGCGCGACCCTCACGCAGGTCGACGGTATCGACTCCGTCACCGCGAGCACCGGCTCGGACGACCTCGGCGAGGCGGCCGACCTGCCCGAGCCCGGCGCCTCACCCGGGGCGCTCGTCGGGATGAGCGGCGGGAACGTCGTGCGCGGCGCCTCCTCGACCCGCACGACCCTCGTCACCTCCGACGTCCTCGGCACGAAGGAGGCCCGCTACCCGGCCCTCGGCGTCGACGGCGCCGTCTACGTCCTGTCCGGCGCTAGCCTCCTGCGCGTCGGCGCCGGGGAGCGGGCCGCGACGGCCGTCCTGTCCGCGGACACCGACGACCCCTCGAAGATCGTCATGCTGCCGCCCGTCGTCGATCGCCACGGGTGGGTCTGGACCGCCTCGGCCGGAGCGCTCACGGTCGTCAACGCCCAGGGTCTGCGCGCCGAGGTCTCCGCCGACTGGCTCACCGACGGGATCGAGGCGATCGACCTCTCCGCGGAGTCCGAGCGCCTCCTCGTGCGCACGTCCGGCGCGACCATCACCCTCGCGGCGGTCATCCGCGACGAGGACGGCGCCCCCACCGGGCTCGGCGAGGCGGTGCGGCTCCTCCCCGGAAGCGGGGCCCGCGCGGGCCTCGCCTGGTTCGACACGACGGACCTGTGCCTCCTGGCCGAGCCCTCCGACGGAGACGACGCGCCGGTCGTCCGGCGGGTCCAGGCGCCGGGCACGCTCTCGGCCAGCCCGGGAGCCCAGGGGGCTGCGAGCATCGTCGCCAACCGCACGGACGGAACCGTCCTGCTCGTCGACGACTCCCACCAGGTCTGGCAGCGCGTCGGCGCGACCTGGCGCGTCGTGTCCACGGACGTCACCGACGTCTCCTACCCGCTCGTCTGA
- a CDS encoding helix-turn-helix domain-containing protein, with amino-acid sequence MSEKFLTIAEVAENLQLSAQAVRALILSGDLPAIQVGARHLWRVPESAFDGYVERQLEATRAMVAAGQRSTQE; translated from the coding sequence ATGAGCGAGAAGTTCCTGACCATCGCGGAGGTCGCAGAGAACCTGCAACTGTCCGCACAAGCCGTGCGGGCCCTCATCCTGTCCGGCGACCTCCCCGCCATCCAGGTCGGGGCGCGGCACCTGTGGCGCGTCCCGGAGTCGGCCTTCGACGGCTACGTCGAGCGCCAGCTCGAGGCCACGCGCGCCATGGTGGCCGCGGGGCAGCGCTCCACGCAGGAGTGA
- the secA gene encoding preprotein translocase subunit SecA: protein MSIVDRILRIGEGRTVKRLDALATQVEALADAYSEMTDEELREVTDELKERYTEGETLDQLLPEAFAAVSEAADRVLGMRPYHVQIMGGAALHLGNIAEMKTGEGKTLVATMPSYLRALTGEGVHVVTVNDYLAEYQSDLMGRVHRFLGLTTGCILTGQTPAERRAQYACDITYGTNNEFGFDYLRDNMAQRPEDLVQRGHAFVIVDEVDSILIDEARTPLIISGPASGDVNKWYQEFAKIATRLTPEKDYEVDEKKRTVGITASGIERVEDYLGIDNLYESENTPLIGFLNNAIRAKELFHLDKDYIVREGEVLIVDEHTGRVLPGRRYNEGMHQAIEAKERVEIKAENQTLATITLQNYFRLYPEGSRSGMTGTAETEAAEFAGTYKIGVVPIPTNKPMIRKDQPDLVYTNVAAKLTAVVDDIEERHEAGQPVLVGTTSVEKSEQLSRMLTERRIPHEVLNAKQHAREAAVVAMAGRKGAVTVATNMAGRGTDIMLGGNAEHIAVTALKEKGLDPEEDSEAYEKAWPAALKAAKEACKAEHDEVVELGGLYVLGTERHESRRIDNQLRGRSGRQGDPGESRFYLSMEDDLMRMFASGAAQRIMSSGAYPDDVPLESKMVTRAIASAQRQVESRNYEIRKNVLKYDDVMTEQREKVYSERRRVLDGEDLEPQVGAFRAQTIETIVAARTAEGRPDEWDLDALWDDLGHVYPVSLTQDELIEAVGGRDNLTSDRLASELTDDAAVAYEDAETRIDANPLARAQLGTEPMRTLERRVLLAVVDKRWREHLYEMDYLKEGIGLRAMAQRDPLVEYGNEGAHMFKAMMEGIREETVEQVFANAQRFDEAAARAEADGTAQAAATVAAADASGRLGLGRAKQGGTVLGSTGQEAMNERVTYSAPDEDGSSTVSAGDASGAGSPDASSDDGGAAEGANRAERRAAKKKAKKRR, encoded by the coding sequence GTGTCGATCGTCGACCGGATCCTTCGCATCGGTGAGGGCCGCACCGTCAAGCGGCTCGACGCCCTCGCCACCCAGGTCGAGGCGCTCGCCGACGCCTACAGCGAGATGACCGACGAGGAGCTCCGCGAGGTCACCGACGAGCTCAAGGAGCGCTACACCGAGGGTGAGACCCTCGACCAGCTCCTCCCCGAGGCCTTCGCCGCCGTCTCCGAGGCCGCCGACCGCGTCCTGGGCATGCGGCCCTACCACGTGCAGATCATGGGCGGTGCCGCCCTCCACCTCGGCAACATCGCCGAGATGAAGACCGGTGAGGGCAAGACCCTCGTCGCCACCATGCCCTCCTACCTGCGGGCCCTGACCGGCGAGGGCGTCCACGTCGTCACCGTCAACGACTACCTCGCCGAGTACCAGTCCGACCTCATGGGCCGCGTCCACCGGTTCCTCGGCCTCACCACCGGGTGCATCCTCACCGGCCAGACCCCGGCCGAGCGACGCGCCCAGTACGCCTGCGACATCACCTACGGCACGAACAACGAGTTCGGCTTCGACTACCTGCGCGACAACATGGCGCAGCGCCCCGAGGACCTCGTCCAGCGCGGCCACGCCTTCGTCATCGTCGACGAGGTCGACTCCATCCTCATCGACGAGGCCCGCACGCCGCTCATCATCTCCGGCCCCGCCAGCGGCGACGTCAACAAGTGGTACCAGGAGTTCGCCAAGATCGCGACGCGCCTGACCCCGGAGAAGGACTACGAGGTCGACGAGAAGAAGCGCACCGTCGGCATCACCGCCTCCGGCATCGAGCGCGTCGAGGACTACCTCGGCATCGACAACCTCTACGAGTCCGAGAACACCCCGCTCATCGGCTTCCTCAACAACGCCATCCGCGCCAAGGAGCTCTTCCACCTCGACAAGGACTACATTGTCCGCGAGGGCGAGGTCCTCATCGTCGACGAGCATACCGGCCGCGTCCTGCCCGGCCGCCGCTACAACGAGGGCATGCACCAGGCCATCGAGGCCAAGGAGCGCGTCGAGATCAAGGCGGAGAACCAGACGCTCGCCACGATCACCCTCCAGAACTACTTCCGCCTCTACCCCGAGGGCTCCCGCTCCGGCATGACCGGTACCGCGGAGACCGAGGCCGCCGAGTTCGCCGGCACCTACAAGATCGGCGTCGTCCCGATCCCCACGAACAAGCCGATGATCCGCAAGGACCAGCCGGACCTCGTCTACACCAACGTCGCGGCCAAGCTGACCGCCGTCGTCGACGACATCGAGGAGCGCCACGAGGCCGGCCAGCCGGTCCTCGTCGGCACCACCAGCGTCGAGAAGTCCGAGCAGCTCTCCCGCATGCTCACCGAGCGGAGGATCCCGCACGAGGTCCTCAACGCCAAGCAGCACGCGCGCGAGGCCGCCGTCGTCGCCATGGCCGGTCGGAAGGGCGCCGTCACCGTCGCCACCAACATGGCCGGACGAGGCACCGACATCATGCTCGGCGGCAACGCCGAGCACATCGCCGTCACCGCTCTCAAGGAGAAGGGGCTCGACCCCGAGGAGGACTCGGAGGCCTACGAGAAGGCCTGGCCGGCCGCCCTCAAGGCCGCCAAGGAGGCCTGCAAGGCGGAGCACGACGAGGTCGTCGAGCTCGGCGGCCTCTACGTGCTCGGCACCGAGCGCCACGAGTCCCGCCGCATCGACAACCAGCTGCGCGGCCGCTCCGGCCGACAGGGAGACCCGGGCGAGTCCCGCTTCTACCTGTCCATGGAGGACGACCTCATGCGCATGTTCGCCTCCGGCGCCGCCCAGCGCATCATGTCCTCGGGCGCCTACCCCGACGACGTCCCGCTCGAGTCGAAGATGGTCACCCGCGCCATCGCCTCCGCGCAGCGCCAGGTCGAGTCCCGCAACTACGAGATCCGCAAGAACGTCCTCAAGTACGACGACGTCATGACCGAGCAGCGCGAGAAGGTCTACTCTGAGCGCCGTCGCGTCCTGGACGGCGAGGACCTCGAGCCGCAGGTCGGCGCCTTCCGGGCCCAGACCATCGAGACGATCGTCGCCGCGCGCACCGCCGAGGGCCGCCCCGACGAGTGGGACCTCGACGCCCTGTGGGACGACCTCGGCCACGTCTACCCGGTCTCCCTCACGCAGGACGAGCTCATCGAGGCCGTCGGTGGCCGCGACAACCTCACCTCCGACCGCCTCGCCTCCGAGCTCACCGACGACGCCGCCGTCGCCTACGAGGACGCCGAGACCCGCATCGACGCGAACCCGCTCGCCCGCGCCCAGCTCGGCACCGAGCCCATGCGCACCCTCGAGCGCCGCGTGCTCCTCGCCGTCGTCGACAAGCGCTGGCGCGAGCACCTCTACGAGATGGACTACCTCAAGGAGGGCATCGGCCTGCGCGCCATGGCCCAGAGGGACCCGCTCGTCGAGTACGGCAACGAGGGCGCCCACATGTTCAAGGCGATGATGGAGGGGATCCGCGAGGAGACCGTCGAGCAGGTCTTCGCCAACGCCCAGCGCTTCGACGAGGCCGCCGCCCGCGCGGAGGCCGACGGCACCGCCCAGGCCGCTGCGACGGTCGCCGCCGCGGACGCCTCCGGGCGCCTCGGCCTCGGGCGCGCTAAGCAGGGCGGGACCGTGCTCGGCTCCACCGGCCAGGAGGCGATGAACGAGCGCGTCACCTACTCCGCCCCCGACGAGGACGGCTCGAGCACCGTCTCCGCGGGCGACGCCTCTGGCGCCGGCTCGCCCGACGCGTCCTCCGACGACGGCGGGGCCGCCGAGGGCGCCAACCGCGCCGAGCGCCGCGCCGCCAAGAAGAAGGCGAAGAAGCGCCGCTGA
- a CDS encoding ComF family protein, which yields MPPDQLLSAVARLVLPASCAGCGRWETTLCEDCAALLTGPLERVEHVRAVEDLEVAAPARYSGPVRPIVLGWKNGAREDLDAVVAEAGRRAGAAWAQDRLLAPDGGARPASGDRPAGTAVGSPGGPLLVVPAPSGVGRRLRGRLVVARLADDVARGVAEALRGSAAGRATGPGDSAATGAGPEGQRPRATLPTAVLSADVLRRDRRRASTHQAGLSARGRRSNRAREPRVLADVAGARVLLVDDVVTTGATLGACARALRAVGAEVLGALVLAAAPPPTTAHPRVPGGGVRRPAPGAEGAPAGAPGTDEHR from the coding sequence GTGCCTCCCGACCAGCTGCTGAGCGCCGTCGCTCGTCTCGTCCTGCCCGCCTCCTGCGCCGGCTGCGGACGCTGGGAGACGACGCTGTGCGAGGACTGCGCCGCGCTCCTGACGGGCCCGCTCGAGAGGGTCGAGCACGTGCGCGCCGTGGAGGACCTCGAGGTCGCGGCCCCGGCGCGCTACTCCGGCCCCGTCCGGCCGATCGTCCTCGGCTGGAAGAACGGGGCGCGGGAGGACCTCGACGCCGTCGTCGCCGAGGCAGGGCGACGCGCGGGCGCGGCGTGGGCGCAGGACCGCCTGCTCGCGCCCGACGGCGGAGCCCGCCCCGCCTCCGGCGACCGTCCCGCCGGCACCGCCGTCGGCTCGCCGGGCGGTCCGCTCCTGGTCGTCCCGGCACCGTCGGGCGTGGGGCGTCGGCTCCGCGGGCGCCTCGTCGTCGCACGGCTCGCCGATGACGTCGCCCGGGGCGTCGCGGAGGCCCTGCGCGGCAGCGCGGCGGGCCGCGCGACCGGCCCCGGTGACAGCGCGGCGACCGGTGCGGGGCCGGAGGGCCAGCGTCCTCGGGCGACGCTCCCCACGGCCGTGCTGTCGGCCGACGTCCTGCGGCGGGACCGGCGCCGGGCGAGCACGCACCAGGCCGGGCTCTCCGCCCGCGGCAGGCGCAGCAACCGCGCCCGCGAGCCCCGGGTCCTGGCCGACGTCGCGGGCGCCCGGGTCCTGCTCGTCGACGACGTCGTCACGACCGGGGCGACGCTCGGGGCGTGCGCGCGGGCGCTGCGGGCCGTGGGCGCCGAGGTGCTCGGAGCCCTCGTCCTGGCGGCCGCGCCGCCGCCGACCACGGCCCACCCGAGGGTCCCCGGCGGCGGCGTCCGGCGCCCCGCGCCCGGCGCCGAGGGCGCCCCGGCCGGCGCGCCCGGGACCGATGAGCACCGATGA
- a CDS encoding Fis family transcriptional regulator has translation MDWNELLADLESRFDADRRADIAAQSADLAEAERGQVLLVDRLRGAVGRTVRIGTRGGRTLAGRLLRVSEDVLLLEEGDGLQALVPLGAVAAAGPLPGPAPVGRTRQRAGLADALRGLARSGARVRVLLVGSELTGRIVRVGRDHVDVVVDGAPEGVRSAAGAVQGAVSVALGVVEAVRSR, from the coding sequence ATGGACTGGAACGAGCTCCTCGCCGACCTCGAGAGCCGCTTCGACGCCGACCGTCGCGCCGACATCGCCGCCCAGAGCGCCGACCTCGCCGAGGCGGAGCGCGGTCAGGTGCTGCTCGTGGACCGCCTCCGCGGCGCCGTCGGACGGACAGTGAGGATCGGGACCCGTGGCGGTCGCACGCTGGCCGGGCGGCTCCTGCGGGTCAGCGAGGACGTCCTCCTGCTCGAGGAGGGGGACGGCCTCCAGGCGCTCGTTCCCCTCGGCGCCGTGGCCGCCGCAGGTCCGCTGCCCGGGCCGGCGCCGGTCGGGCGGACGCGCCAGCGGGCCGGTCTCGCTGACGCCCTGCGCGGGCTCGCGCGCTCAGGTGCCCGCGTGCGCGTGCTGCTCGTCGGCTCCGAGCTCACCGGACGGATCGTGCGGGTGGGGCGCGACCACGTCGACGTCGTCGTCGACGGTGCGCCCGAGGGGGTGCGGTCCGCAGCGGGGGCGGTTCAGGGGGCGGTGAGCGTCGCTCTGGGGGTGGTGGAGGCCGTGCGGTCGCGCTGA
- a CDS encoding DUF6912 family protein, which produces MRIYLPAAASDLAADAVSARRAHAVTKALAAVLPEEDEEGLEVSASLCAADSSLVLLAESGSADEPDRRVVIAADVPADVVREVPAGEDVLPGTVEVAEPVGWDDVAAVLVDEAGAEADVRAARTGDEEAFERAADADLLWYDVTERAALAAELR; this is translated from the coding sequence ATGCGCATCTACCTGCCCGCCGCCGCCTCCGACCTCGCCGCCGACGCCGTGTCCGCGCGCCGCGCGCACGCCGTCACGAAGGCACTCGCAGCCGTCCTCCCCGAGGAGGACGAGGAGGGCCTCGAGGTCTCGGCGAGCCTGTGCGCCGCCGACTCCTCGCTCGTGCTCCTCGCCGAGTCGGGCAGCGCCGACGAGCCCGACCGCCGTGTCGTCATCGCCGCGGACGTCCCCGCCGACGTCGTGAGGGAGGTGCCTGCGGGGGAGGACGTCCTCCCCGGCACGGTCGAGGTCGCCGAGCCCGTGGGCTGGGATGACGTCGCCGCCGTCCTCGTCGACGAGGCCGGGGCCGAGGCCGACGTGCGCGCCGCCCGGACGGGTGATGAGGAGGCTTTCGAGCGGGCCGCGGACGCGGACCTCCTCTGGTACGACGTGACCGAGCGCGCCGCCCTCGCCGCCGAGCTGCGCTGA